In one Sesamum indicum cultivar Zhongzhi No. 13 unplaced genomic scaffold, S_indicum_v1.0 scaffold00127, whole genome shotgun sequence genomic region, the following are encoded:
- the LOC110011308 gene encoding uncharacterized protein LOC110011308, which yields MMQRMAPSSQSQPHDAIMDKNYEIVRRQGAKVFAGTTDLAEAEEWLRNTERVLDGIECTSEQKLRYAVSLLEKDTLDWWETVPGSKNRPFTLTWNDFLKEFAGKYTPPVYKNRKKVEFLKFKQNDLSVAEYELQFFRLSKYALEEVSTEELRRDRFERGLRLEIRETITIKPPSYGALLKQHSGQKRHPLKGVLRKLIERN from the coding sequence ATGATGCAGAGGATGGCTCCATCGTCACAATCACAACCACATGATGCAATTatggataaaaattatgaaatagtgaGGAGACAGGGGGCGAAGGTATTTGCTGGTACAACTGATCTTGCTGAAGCAGAGGAATGGTTGAGAAATACAGAAAGGGTGTTGGACGGAATTGAGTGTACTTCTGAGCAAAAGTTGAGGTACGCAGTGTCCTTACTGGAGAAAGATACCTTAGACTGGTGGGAAACAGTTCCGGGGAGCAAGAATCGACCTTTTACTCTAACGTGGAAtgactttttgaaagaatttgctgGCAAATATACTCCACCGGTCTACAAAAATCGTAAGAAAGTTGAATTCCTTAAATTTAAGCAGAATGATTTATCTGTTGCTGAGTATGAGTTGCAATTTTTtagattgtcaaaatatgctcTAGAAGAGGTGAGTACCGAGGAATTGAGGAGAGACAGATTTGAAAGAGGGTTGAGACTCGAGATTCGGGAGACAATAACAATTAAACCTCCGAGTTATGGTGCTCTGCTGAAGCAACATTCAGGGCAGAAGAGACATCCATTGAAAGGAGTTCTAAGGAAGCTAATCGAAAGAAATTGA